The following DNA comes from Gammaproteobacteria bacterium.
CATCAAGCCGAGGCGTCACGTCGGCCAAGGTTGGGGCGCCTGGGAAGTCGCGTTTCGCTTCAGCACCTTGGATCTCACCGACAAGGACATCGATGGCGGCACCGAAGAAAACATCACCTTGGGACTCAATTGGTATCTGAATCCGAATATGCGCCTCACGGCGAATCTGATCAAGGTCCTGGATGTGGACGCTGGCCCCAATGACGGTGCCAAGCCCGGTATCGCCCAAATGCGTGCCCAGGTCATCTGGTAAATCCCGCCTAGGGGGCTTAACGAGGCCGCCCCGTTCAGAGCAGCTCAGGTTAGGCTAGTGACATAATCCCTCCCACACCCCTGCATCTGCGGGGATGAATGGGGACTGAGGGCGTCAAATTTTTTCCTTGCAGACGTACCCGCTCAGGGTGTTCAAAATCTCTTGTTCTCTGTTCCAAGCAGATGGTAGCCTGCAGTGGGTGGGGCCTTTGGCATCAAGGGGCCCTCCCGAAGAAGAAGCAATAATGCGCTATACAGGGAGAATACCGGTGTTACAGGCACGCCATCTGATCCTCGCTCTCCTTCTGATGGTGGCTATCCCCGCGCTCGTCTCGGGTGCGGAGTTGGTGAATATCAACACCGCCGATGCTGAGACGCTGGCTGCCGGCATCAAATGGGTCGGCCCGGTCAAGGCCGAGGCCATCATCGAGTACCGGGAGCAACACGGTCCGTTCCAGTTTGTCGATGAATTAACGCTCGTTGAAGGCATCGGTGAGAAGACGGTCGACGCCAATCGGGATATCCTCACCGTCGGGGACAACCCCAGCGGCGACTGATACGAACCGCGGTTGT
Coding sequences within:
- a CDS encoding ComEA family DNA-binding protein: MRYTGRIPVLQARHLILALLLMVAIPALVSGAELVNINTADAETLAAGIKWVGPVKAEAIIEYREQHGPFQFVDELTLVEGIGEKTVDANRDILTVGDNPSGD